A window from Populus trichocarpa isolate Nisqually-1 chromosome 3, P.trichocarpa_v4.1, whole genome shotgun sequence encodes these proteins:
- the LOC7497509 gene encoding uncharacterized protein LOC7497509 isoform X1, producing the protein MEDTILTSEKPSNPSPLDPPSRFICHVCQKQFSQYTCPRCNSRYCSLHCYKSHSERCTESFMRENVMEEMKLMQSDEQTKRKMLDILKRFHSEEQEGMDDSMDDDDDDPEDDSVLSEETVQKVLSGGPINYDDLSAEEKKRFQRAVASGELSKLIEAWDPWWLKSSARTISLSKEGTRLIHPLAKEEALSSRQDDGAGDQPSEIPPGPDAPLPPVRKLISREPSPFLAVHLVDIIYSYCFTLRLYNGDWQSDAIGSATVVLNVSSVLGQASQPETVLEALSYCLERTCSPEYRNMGGLQFGLGLVEDVLHILSLGGPALICLLCDLQRMVQAGEEELKAEKKRKSKTEIKSKLKLAEKKVYFIMCWVHEQPGEAWSSLAAIVRAEKSSALDCRAGKNPQIAELKTESKGKVLIEEL; encoded by the exons ATGGAAGACACAATCCTTACCTCAGAGAAACCCTCAAATCCTTCCCCTCTCGATCCTCCTTCTCGCTTCATCTGCCACGT GTGCCAGAAACAGTTTTCACAGTACACGTGTCCTCGATGCAATTCTCGCTATTGTTCTCTTCACTGCTATAAG TCGCATAGTGAGAGGTGCACAGAGTCGTTTATGAGAGAAAATGTGATGGAAGAGATGAAGCTGATGCAATCGGATGAGCAAACGAAGCGGAAAATGCTTGATATTCTGAAACGGTTTCATTCTGAGGAGCAAGAAGGAATGGATGATAGCAtggatgacgacgacgacgatcctgaggatg ATTCTGTTCTTTCTGAGGAGACTGTTCAGAAGGTGTTGTCTG GTGGTCCAATCAATTATGATGATTTATCAGCAGAAGAGAAGAAACGTTTCCAAAGAGCTGTGGCATCTGGAGAACTCAGCAAGTTGATCGAAGCATGGGATCCATGGTGGTTGAAGTCTTCTGCTAGAACCATCTCTCTTAGCAAGGAAGGAACCAGACTTATCCACCCACTTGCCAAAGAGGAAGCATTGTCATCGCGTCAAGATGATGGTGCAGGGGACCAACCCAGTGAGATTCCTCCTGGCCCTGATGCTCCATTACCTCCTGTAAGGAAGCTTATTTCTAGAGAGCCATCACCCTTCTTAGCCGTTCACTTGGTTGACATTATATATAGCTACTGCTTCACACTACGCCTCTACAATGGAGATTGGCAGTCAGATGCCATTGGGTCAGCAACAGTGGTATTGAATGTCTCCTCTGTCTTAGGTCAAGCCAGCCAGCCCGAAACCGTCCTGGAAGCTCTGTCATATTGCTTGGAGAGAACTTGCTCTCCAGAGTATAGAAACATGGGTGGATTGCAATTTGGATTGGGTCTTGTTGAAGATGTATTACACATTCTGTCACTTGGTGGCCCTGCTTTAATCTGCTTGCTCTGTGATCTACAGAGGATGGTTCAGGCTGGAGAGGAGGAGCTGAAAGctgagaaaaagagaaagtcGAAGACAGAAATCAAGAGTAAGCTGAAGCTTGCGGAGAAGAAGGTCTATTTCATAATGTGTTGGGTGCATGAGCAGCCAGGGGAAGCCTGGTCCTCGCTAGCTGCCATCGTAAGGGCAGAAAAAAGTTCAGCTTTGGATTGTAGAGCAGGTAAAAATCCCCAGATAGCAGAACTAAAAACAGAATCCAAGGGAAAGGTTTTGATAGAGGAATTGTAA
- the LOC7497509 gene encoding uncharacterized protein LOC7497509 isoform X2, which produces MEDTILTSEKPSNPSPLDPPSRFICHVCQKQFSQYTCPRCNSRYCSLHCYKSHSERCTESFMRENVMEEMKLMQSDEQTKRKMLDILKRFHSEEQEGMDDSMDDDDDDPEDGGPINYDDLSAEEKKRFQRAVASGELSKLIEAWDPWWLKSSARTISLSKEGTRLIHPLAKEEALSSRQDDGAGDQPSEIPPGPDAPLPPVRKLISREPSPFLAVHLVDIIYSYCFTLRLYNGDWQSDAIGSATVVLNVSSVLGQASQPETVLEALSYCLERTCSPEYRNMGGLQFGLGLVEDVLHILSLGGPALICLLCDLQRMVQAGEEELKAEKKRKSKTEIKSKLKLAEKKVYFIMCWVHEQPGEAWSSLAAIVRAEKSSALDCRAGKNPQIAELKTESKGKVLIEEL; this is translated from the exons ATGGAAGACACAATCCTTACCTCAGAGAAACCCTCAAATCCTTCCCCTCTCGATCCTCCTTCTCGCTTCATCTGCCACGT GTGCCAGAAACAGTTTTCACAGTACACGTGTCCTCGATGCAATTCTCGCTATTGTTCTCTTCACTGCTATAAG TCGCATAGTGAGAGGTGCACAGAGTCGTTTATGAGAGAAAATGTGATGGAAGAGATGAAGCTGATGCAATCGGATGAGCAAACGAAGCGGAAAATGCTTGATATTCTGAAACGGTTTCATTCTGAGGAGCAAGAAGGAATGGATGATAGCAtggatgacgacgacgacgatcctgaggatg GTGGTCCAATCAATTATGATGATTTATCAGCAGAAGAGAAGAAACGTTTCCAAAGAGCTGTGGCATCTGGAGAACTCAGCAAGTTGATCGAAGCATGGGATCCATGGTGGTTGAAGTCTTCTGCTAGAACCATCTCTCTTAGCAAGGAAGGAACCAGACTTATCCACCCACTTGCCAAAGAGGAAGCATTGTCATCGCGTCAAGATGATGGTGCAGGGGACCAACCCAGTGAGATTCCTCCTGGCCCTGATGCTCCATTACCTCCTGTAAGGAAGCTTATTTCTAGAGAGCCATCACCCTTCTTAGCCGTTCACTTGGTTGACATTATATATAGCTACTGCTTCACACTACGCCTCTACAATGGAGATTGGCAGTCAGATGCCATTGGGTCAGCAACAGTGGTATTGAATGTCTCCTCTGTCTTAGGTCAAGCCAGCCAGCCCGAAACCGTCCTGGAAGCTCTGTCATATTGCTTGGAGAGAACTTGCTCTCCAGAGTATAGAAACATGGGTGGATTGCAATTTGGATTGGGTCTTGTTGAAGATGTATTACACATTCTGTCACTTGGTGGCCCTGCTTTAATCTGCTTGCTCTGTGATCTACAGAGGATGGTTCAGGCTGGAGAGGAGGAGCTGAAAGctgagaaaaagagaaagtcGAAGACAGAAATCAAGAGTAAGCTGAAGCTTGCGGAGAAGAAGGTCTATTTCATAATGTGTTGGGTGCATGAGCAGCCAGGGGAAGCCTGGTCCTCGCTAGCTGCCATCGTAAGGGCAGAAAAAAGTTCAGCTTTGGATTGTAGAGCAGGTAAAAATCCCCAGATAGCAGAACTAAAAACAGAATCCAAGGGAAAGGTTTTGATAGAGGAATTGTAA
- the LOC7497510 gene encoding plant UBX domain-containing protein 10 encodes MVDVADKLAYFQAITGLEDPDLCTQILQAHNWDLELAISSFTSNHNNDPLSYSSSTATATTSTVVEPPISSIHRSDSTAIAPVAPPPPGLGWKIITLPISIVSGSLRLISGAVGFGFWAAGSIFSYSLGFIGFSSNSGRGGDSSAQLVTVSAASREALEFIAQFERDYGGSGSSSRPNFVGEGFMDALTRSRNSFKLLFVYLHSPDHPDTPAFCEGTLCSEVFSAFVNENFVAWGGSLRGSEGFKMSNSLKASRFPFCAVVMPATNQRIALLQQVEGPKSPEEMLMTLQRVLEESAPVLVAARLEAEERTTNMRLREEQDAAYRAALEADQARERQLREEQERLEREAAEAERKRKEEEEAQERATREAAEKEAALARMRQEKALSLGAEPEKGPNVTQVLVRFPTGERKERRFHSTATIQSLYDYVDSLGCLDVENYSLVSNFPRVVYGTDKVSLSLKEAGLHPQASLFVELN; translated from the exons ATGGTTGATGTAGCAGATAAATTAGCGTATTTTCAAGCAATTACAGGCCTTGAAGATCCCGATTTATGCACCCAGATCCTCCAAGCCCATAATTGGGACCTCGAACTCGCCATCTCCTCTTTCACCTCTAATCACAATAATGACCCCCTTTCTTACTCCTCAtccaccgccaccgccaccacATCCACCGTCGTCGAACCACCCATTTCATCCATTCATCGTTCCGATTCCACCGCCATCGCTCCCGtggctcctcctcctcctggttTGGgctggaaaataattactttaccAATCTCAATCGTTTCTGGTAGTTTACGGTTAATTTCTGGTGCTGTTGGGTTTGGATTTTGGGCTGCTGGTAGTATCTTCTCTTATTCATTAGGTTTTATTGGGTTTAGCTCGAATTCGGGCCGGGGTGGGGATTCTTCGGCCCAATTGGTAACTGTTTCCGCCGCGTCGAGAGAAGCCTTGGAGTTTATTGCTCAATTTGAGAGGGATTATGGTGGTTCTGGTTCTTCTAGTAGGCCGAATTTTGTTGGTGAAGGATTTATGGATGCGTTGACGAGGTCGAGGAATAGTTTTAAGTTGTTGTTTGTGTATTTGCATTCCCCGGATCATCCTGATACGCCGGCGTTTTGTGAGGGGACGTTGTGTTCGGAGGTTTTTAGCGCGTTTGTTAATGAGAATTTTGTTGCGTGGGGTGGGAGTCTTAGAGGGAGTGAGGGGTTTAAGATGAGTAATAGTTTGAAGGCTTCAAGGTTTCCGTTTTGTGCTGTTGTTATGCCTGCTACAAATCAGAGGATTGCGTTGCTTCAACAG GTTGAGGGTCCAAAATCTCCTGAAGAAATGCTCATGACACTACAGAGAGTTCTTGAAGAAAGTGCCCCGGTTCTTGTTGCAGCAAGACTTGAAGCGGAGGAGAGAACAACAAACATGCGTTTGAGGGAGGAGCAAGATGCTGCATACAGAGCAGCACTTGAAGCCGATCAA GCTAGGGAACGACAACTGAGAGAAGAACAAGAACGTCTGGAAAGGGAGGCTGCTGAGGCAGAGAGAAAGCGcaaggaggaagaagaggctCAGGAGAGAGCAACACGTGAGGCTGCAGAAAAAGAGGCGGCTCTGGCAAGAATGCGGCAGGAGAAAGCCTTGTCGCTTGGTGCTGAACCTGAAAAGGGACCTAATGTTACACAA GTTTTGGTTCGATTTCCAACGGGAGAACGCAAAGAGAGGAGATTCCACAGTACAGCCACTATCCAGTCCCTGTATGATTATGTTGATTCTTTGGGTTGCTTAGATGTTGAGAATTACAGTCTTGTCTCAAACTTTCCCCGAGTTGTCTATGGTACAGATAAGGTCTCTCTATCTTTAAAAGAAGCAGGTTTGCACCCTCAAGCCAGCCTTTTTGTGGAGCTGAACTAG
- the LOC7497511 gene encoding serine/threonine-protein kinase WNK8 isoform X1 codes for MDFGSLSEDGGGVFAEKDPTGRYIRNDEFLGKGAFKTVYKAFDEVDGIEVAWNQVNIEDVLQSSQQLERLYSEVHLLKSLKHENIIKFYSSWVDDKNKTINIITELFTSGSMRQYRKKHKTVDMKAIKNWARQILRGLHYLHTHSPPIIHRDLKCDNIFVNGNTGEVKIGDLGLAIVMQQPIARSVIGTPEFMAPELYEEEYNELVDIYSFGMCMLEMVTCEYPYSECKNPAQIYKKVSSGIKPASLGKVSDHQVKVFIEKCLVPASTRLPAIELLKDPFLATENSKELVSSSLQLPNLISRQVHLLQSESHLMDIDCKKLSVGSCTKSINESPQFSTLELSRFTENNEFRLRGAKNNDNTVSLTLRIADPCGRARNIHFTFYLDSDTAVLIAEEMVEQLDLLTEDVAVIAELIDNLIAKLVPSWNTSPSVRNGSSELENHSTSEAVKKPDFLPLTNMTDLETKQSVNSDISAEYNMAIASDSGTNKSLGSSDCCLQSNMYDLEFGMLEDGISKHNKSTRNSNDSYIGSFSGMSRNASMSSICSLSLADKDGSELKQELDSIDSHYNQCLQELMKMREEAIENAKKRGITKKISVM; via the exons ATGGATTTCGGTTCTTTAAGTGAAGATGGTGGTGGTGTTTTCGCAGAGAAAGATCCGACCGGTCGGTACATTCGG AATGATGAATTTCTGGGGAAAGGAGCATTCAAGACTGT ATATAAGGCATTTGATGAAGTTGATGGGATTGAAGTGGCTTGGAACCAAGTGAATATTGAAGATGTCTTGCAATCATCACAGCAGCTTGAGAGATTGTATTCAGAGGTTCATCTGCTGAAGTCTTTGAAACACGAAAATATCATCAAGTTTTATAGCTCTTGGGTAGATGATAAGAATAAGACTATAAACATCATCACAGAGTTATTCACCTCTGGGAGTATGAGGCA GTATCGAAAGAAGCACAAGACTGTTGACATGAAAGCCATCAAAAACTGGGCAAGGCAAATCCTTCGAGGCTTACACTATTTACATACTCACAGTCCTCCTATCATTCATCGTGATTTGAAATGTGACAATATATTTGTTAATGGAAACACTGGAGAAGTTAAGATTGGAGATCTTGGATTAGCAATTGTCATGCAACAGCCCATTGCACGAAGCGTCATAG GTACACCTGAATTCATGGCTCCTGAGCTCTATGAAGAGGAATACAATGAGCTTGTTGACATTTATTCTTTTGGCATGTGCATGTTGGAGATGGTTACTTGTGAATACCCATATAGTGAATGCAAAAATCCTGCGCAGATATACAAGAAGGTCTCCTCG GGCATAAAGCCTGCTTCCCTCGGTAAGGTGAGTGACCACCAGGTTAAGGTGTTCATAGAGAAGTGTTTAGTTCCAGCATCTACAAGATTGCCTGCAATAGAGCTCTTGAAAGATCCATTCCTAGCAACTGAAAATTCAAAGGAACTTGTTTCTAGTTCGTTACAGTTACCAAATCTTATTTCCAGACAAGTCCACTTGCTGCAATCAGAATCCCATCTCATGGACATTGACTGCAAGAAACTTTCAGTGGGCTCTTGTACAAAAAGCATCAATGAATCTCCACAGTTTTCAACTCTAGAACTCAGTAGGTTCACTGAGAATAATGAATTCAGATTGAGGGGGGcgaaaaacaatgataatacaGTTTCATTGACTCTGCGCATTGCTGATCCATGCG GTCGAGCAAGGAATATCCATTTTACCTTTTATCTTGATTCGGATACTGCGGTTTTGATTGCTGAGGAGATGGTTGAACAACTTGATTTGTTAACTGAAGATGTGGCTGTCATTGCTGAGTTGATTGATAACTTGATAGCGAAGCTCGTTCCTAGCTGGAATACTTCACCAAGTGTACGAAATGGCTCTTCTGAACTGGAAAACCATTCAACTTCTGAGGCGGTGAAAAAACCTGATTTCTTACCATTGACTAACATGACAGATCTTGAGACTAAACAATCCGTCAATTCAGACATATCTGCTGAATATAATATGGCTATTGCCTCTGATTCCGGTACTAACAAGTCTTTGGGATCCTCTGATTGTTGTCTTCAATCAAATATGTATGATTTGGAGTTTGGGATGCTTGAAGATGGtatatcaaaacataacaaatcTACCAGAAATTCCAATGACTCCTATATCGGTTCATTCTCTGGTATGTCAAGAAACGCAAGTATGTCTAGCATTTGTTCTCTGTCCCTAGCAGACAAAGATGGTTCTGAACTAAAGCAGGAGCTTGATTCCATTGATTCACATTATAATCAGTGTCTCCAAGAACTCATGAAGATGAGGGAGGAAGCCATAGAAAATGCCAAGAAAAGGGGGATCACAAAGAAGATATCCGTTATGTGA
- the LOC7497511 gene encoding serine/threonine-protein kinase WNK8 isoform X2 yields MVVVFSQRKIRPNDEFLGKGAFKTVYKAFDEVDGIEVAWNQVNIEDVLQSSQQLERLYSEVHLLKSLKHENIIKFYSSWVDDKNKTINIITELFTSGSMRQYRKKHKTVDMKAIKNWARQILRGLHYLHTHSPPIIHRDLKCDNIFVNGNTGEVKIGDLGLAIVMQQPIARSVIGTPEFMAPELYEEEYNELVDIYSFGMCMLEMVTCEYPYSECKNPAQIYKKVSSGIKPASLGKVSDHQVKVFIEKCLVPASTRLPAIELLKDPFLATENSKELVSSSLQLPNLISRQVHLLQSESHLMDIDCKKLSVGSCTKSINESPQFSTLELSRFTENNEFRLRGAKNNDNTVSLTLRIADPCGRARNIHFTFYLDSDTAVLIAEEMVEQLDLLTEDVAVIAELIDNLIAKLVPSWNTSPSVRNGSSELENHSTSEAVKKPDFLPLTNMTDLETKQSVNSDISAEYNMAIASDSGTNKSLGSSDCCLQSNMYDLEFGMLEDGISKHNKSTRNSNDSYIGSFSGMSRNASMSSICSLSLADKDGSELKQELDSIDSHYNQCLQELMKMREEAIENAKKRGITKKISVM; encoded by the exons ATGGTGGTGGTGTTTTCGCAGAGAAAGATCCGACCG AATGATGAATTTCTGGGGAAAGGAGCATTCAAGACTGT ATATAAGGCATTTGATGAAGTTGATGGGATTGAAGTGGCTTGGAACCAAGTGAATATTGAAGATGTCTTGCAATCATCACAGCAGCTTGAGAGATTGTATTCAGAGGTTCATCTGCTGAAGTCTTTGAAACACGAAAATATCATCAAGTTTTATAGCTCTTGGGTAGATGATAAGAATAAGACTATAAACATCATCACAGAGTTATTCACCTCTGGGAGTATGAGGCA GTATCGAAAGAAGCACAAGACTGTTGACATGAAAGCCATCAAAAACTGGGCAAGGCAAATCCTTCGAGGCTTACACTATTTACATACTCACAGTCCTCCTATCATTCATCGTGATTTGAAATGTGACAATATATTTGTTAATGGAAACACTGGAGAAGTTAAGATTGGAGATCTTGGATTAGCAATTGTCATGCAACAGCCCATTGCACGAAGCGTCATAG GTACACCTGAATTCATGGCTCCTGAGCTCTATGAAGAGGAATACAATGAGCTTGTTGACATTTATTCTTTTGGCATGTGCATGTTGGAGATGGTTACTTGTGAATACCCATATAGTGAATGCAAAAATCCTGCGCAGATATACAAGAAGGTCTCCTCG GGCATAAAGCCTGCTTCCCTCGGTAAGGTGAGTGACCACCAGGTTAAGGTGTTCATAGAGAAGTGTTTAGTTCCAGCATCTACAAGATTGCCTGCAATAGAGCTCTTGAAAGATCCATTCCTAGCAACTGAAAATTCAAAGGAACTTGTTTCTAGTTCGTTACAGTTACCAAATCTTATTTCCAGACAAGTCCACTTGCTGCAATCAGAATCCCATCTCATGGACATTGACTGCAAGAAACTTTCAGTGGGCTCTTGTACAAAAAGCATCAATGAATCTCCACAGTTTTCAACTCTAGAACTCAGTAGGTTCACTGAGAATAATGAATTCAGATTGAGGGGGGcgaaaaacaatgataatacaGTTTCATTGACTCTGCGCATTGCTGATCCATGCG GTCGAGCAAGGAATATCCATTTTACCTTTTATCTTGATTCGGATACTGCGGTTTTGATTGCTGAGGAGATGGTTGAACAACTTGATTTGTTAACTGAAGATGTGGCTGTCATTGCTGAGTTGATTGATAACTTGATAGCGAAGCTCGTTCCTAGCTGGAATACTTCACCAAGTGTACGAAATGGCTCTTCTGAACTGGAAAACCATTCAACTTCTGAGGCGGTGAAAAAACCTGATTTCTTACCATTGACTAACATGACAGATCTTGAGACTAAACAATCCGTCAATTCAGACATATCTGCTGAATATAATATGGCTATTGCCTCTGATTCCGGTACTAACAAGTCTTTGGGATCCTCTGATTGTTGTCTTCAATCAAATATGTATGATTTGGAGTTTGGGATGCTTGAAGATGGtatatcaaaacataacaaatcTACCAGAAATTCCAATGACTCCTATATCGGTTCATTCTCTGGTATGTCAAGAAACGCAAGTATGTCTAGCATTTGTTCTCTGTCCCTAGCAGACAAAGATGGTTCTGAACTAAAGCAGGAGCTTGATTCCATTGATTCACATTATAATCAGTGTCTCCAAGAACTCATGAAGATGAGGGAGGAAGCCATAGAAAATGCCAAGAAAAGGGGGATCACAAAGAAGATATCCGTTATGTGA
- the LOC7497512 gene encoding protein yippee-like At4g27745: MAEVVGPRLYSCCHCRNHVALHDDVISKAFQGRHGRAFLFSHALNIMVGPKEDRQLMTGLHTVADVDCSDCRGVLGWKYERAYEETQKYKEGKFILENLNIVKENW, from the exons ATGGCAGAGGTGGTTGGGCCAAGGTTGTAcagctgctgccattgcagaaATCATGTCGCTCTTCATGATGATGTCATTTCTAAGGCTTTTCAG GGAAGACATGGTCGAGCATTTCTGTTCTCTCATGCACTGAATATCATGGTGGGACCAAAGGAGGATAGGCAGCTAATGACTGGCCTTCACACGGTTGCTGATGTCGATTGCTCTGACTGCCGTGGAGTGCTTGGTTGGAAATATGAACGAGCTTACGAGGAAACACAAAAATACAAGGAAGGGAAGTTCATTCTTGAGAACTTAAATATTGTCAAGGAAAACTGGTAG